The following proteins come from a genomic window of Chitinivibrionales bacterium:
- a CDS encoding DUF86 domain-containing protein: MKIPCCAAGYMLEKDAILSKISIIKNCLKSIVRAKDMEEGAIDEIFLDDIISVNLQRAVQACIDIAHIIIAQKGLKLPATYKESFGILAKEKIITGSIASTMMKMVGFRNIAVHEYQAVDDTIMMSIIECHLKDFEVYYTQIYEYIND, from the coding sequence TTGAAGATTCCATGCTGCGCGGCAGGATATATGCTTGAAAAAGACGCCATACTCTCCAAAATATCGATAATAAAGAATTGCCTTAAGTCTATTGTCAGGGCAAAGGATATGGAGGAGGGGGCAATCGATGAAATCTTTCTGGATGATATCATTTCAGTGAACCTTCAAAGAGCAGTGCAGGCATGTATCGATATTGCCCATATTATTATTGCTCAAAAAGGCCTCAAGCTTCCTGCAACCTATAAAGAGTCATTCGGGATCCTGGCAAAAGAGAAAATTATCACCGGAAGCATTGCGTCTACAATGATGAAAATGGTTGGTTTCAGGAATATCGCTGTCCATGAATACCAGGCTGTTGATGATACAATCATGATGTCGATTATTGAGTGTCATCTGAAAGACTTTGAAGTATACTATACTCAAATTTACGAATACATCAACGATTAG